CGGACTACCCCGAGGTGCGCACCCAGATCATCACCCTGCTGCAACGCGAGGCCGAACTGCAACAGGTGGTGCAGCTCGTGGGCCCCGATGCCCTGCAGGATGCCGAGCGGCTGAGCCTGGAAATTGGCCGTATCGCCCGTGAAGACTTCCTGCAACAAAACGGCTACGACCCGGTGGACGCCAGCTGCTCGATGGCCAAGGCCTACGGCATCATGCAGATGATTATTGCGGCCTACAAGCAGGGCGAGCTGGCCCTCTCCAAGGGGGCTACCATCTCGGACTTCCTGAACGACCCGGTCATCGAGAAGATCGGGCGGGCGCGTTACGTGCCGGAGGCCGAGTTCCCCGCCTATAAGGCCGAGTTCGACCAGATGATCAAGACCGCCTTCTTGGGTGCGGTCAAGGCGTAAGGAGGTTTTGATGCTCAAAAAAGAATATAACGCCGTAACTTACGTCTCCGGCCCGCTTTTGTTTCTGGAAGGGGCTTCCGACCTGGCCTACGGCGCCATTGTGAACATTGATGACGGCACGGGCCGCATTCGCGGCGGCCAGGTGATCGAGGTCTCTGACCAGTACACGGTTTTGCAGGTCTTCGAGGAAACCTCGGGGCTGAACCTCGAGCACACCACGGTTTCGCTGGTGGAAGATGTGGCCCGCCTGGGCGTCTCCAAGGAGATGGTGGGCCGGGCCTTCAACGGTATCGGCAAGCCCATCGACGGCCTGCCCCCGGTGGTGGCCGATAAGCGCCTGCCCATCAACGGCGCCCCCATCAACCCGGTGGCCCGCGAGAAGCCTGAGGAGTTCATCCAGACCGGGGTTAGCGCCATTGACGTCAACATGACCCTGGTGCGCGGGCAGAAGCTGCCCATCTTCTCCGGTTCCGGTCTGCCGCACAACGAGCTGGCCGCCCAGATTGCCCGTCAGGCCAAGGTGCTGGGCGAGGGCGAGGGCTTCGCGGTGGTGTTTGCCGCAATGGGCATTACCCAGCGCGAGGTGAGCTACTTCATGCAGGAGTTTGAGCGTACCGGGGCTTTGAGCCGCTCGGTGCTCTTCCTCAACAAGGCCGACGACCCCACCGTGGAGCGCCTGCTGACCCCCCGCATGGCCCTCACGGCTGCCGAGTACCTGGCCTTCGAGCACGACTACCACGTGCTGGTGATCCTCACCGACCTGACCAACTACTGCGAGGCCCTGCGCGAGATTGGTGGGGCCCGGGAAGAGATTCCGGGCCGCCGCGGCTACCCTGGCTACATGTACACCGACCTGGCCTCGCTCTACGAGCGTGCGGGCGTGGTGCACGGCAAGAAGGGCTCGGTGACGCAGATCCCCATCCTCTCGATGCCCGGCGACGACATCACCCACCCCATCCCCGACCTGACCGGCTACATCACCGAAGGCCAGATCTTCATTGCGCGCGACCTGGCCCAGCAGGGCATCTTCCCGCCCATCAACGTACAGCCCAGCCTCTCGCGGCTGATGAACAACGGTATCGGCAAGGGCAAGACCCGCGCCGACCACAAGGAGCTGGCCGACCAGCTTTTCAGCTCCTACGCCCGTGGGGTGAACCTGCGCCGGTTGGTGGCCATTACCGGCGAGGACGCTCTGACCGAGATGGACAAGAAGTACCTGCGCTTCGCCACCAACTTCGAGCAGAAGTTTATCAACCAGGGCCAGAAGGAGCGCTCCATCGAGGAGAGCCTGAACATCGGCTGGGCTTTGCTCGCCGACTTCCCGCCCTCTGAACTCAAGCGTATTCGTCGCGAGTACATCGAGCAGTACCACCAGAAGACCGGCAAGCTTGAAGAGCTGGTGGGAGCTTAACGCATGAAAGGCGTGGAAAGTAGAAAGAGAAAAGTAAAGTCAAGGGCTCTTGGGTTTCCTTTCCACTTTTCTCTTTTCTCGCCTTTTAGGGGTTAAATTATGGCTGAACCTGTCTCACCGACCCGCTCCACCTTGCTGGCCAAACGCGACCAGAAGCGGCTGGCCTTGCAAGGCGTGGAACTGCTAAAGAACAAGCGGGACGCCCTGATTGGCGAGTTTTTCGCCCTGGTGCAAGACTCGCTCAAAGCCCGCGAGGCCCTCAACAATGCTGCTAAGGAGGCGTACTTCAGCCTGCTGATTGCCAAGGCTTTCGATACCCCCGAGGCGGTGGAGTCGCTTTCGGGTAACCCCATCGAGGTGCAGATAGAGGTAGAGAGCCTTTATGGCGTTAAGGTGCCCAGGATTTCTGCGCCAACCTCGGAAGGAGGCTTGTCCTTTAGTCCGATTGGGGTAGGGGCCAAGACCCTCGAGGCCGCCACCGCCTTCCGCCGCCTGGCCGAGGCCATCATCGCGGTGGCCAACACCGAAAACCGCCTGCGCAAGATCGGCGAGGAGATCAAGAAAACCAACCGCCGGGTGAATGCCCTCGAGCAGATCTCCATCCCCGAGATTAACGAGCAGATCAAGTTCGTTACCGACACCCTCGACCAGCGCGCTTTGGAGGAGGTGACGACCCTCAAGCGCATCAAGGCCGCCATTCTGGCCCGCGATGCCGAGGAGCAGGGCATCGTCTCGGCGCATATCGAGAAAGGCGCTGGGTTATAGGGCACCACGCAGTTTGCATACCCCGCCGAAAGGCGGGGTTTTTTGGTTTGCCCTCGAGCCTATTTTTTGAGTGCGCTCGAATGCTCCAAATATACGACGAAGCGGTTTTTGTCCCCAAATCAATACGCGGAGCGGAACTGTCTTCTGCTTTTGAGAATGGCGACATCAATGAGATGCGCACGATAGAATGAGCCGCAATGCTTGATTTTTTCGTCGGATTGGGGTTGTTCTTGCTGGCATTGGTAGTGGTGCGTCGCCTGGGCTGGGCCTGGGGGGTGGTGGGGGTCTGGCTCAACCTGTTGTGGTTTATCTACCAGAACGAACTGGGCCAGGGCTGGCTGTTTTACATGCGCGGGGTGGGGCTGGCCTTTGTGCTGGCGGCGGGCTATCGGCAGTATGGGCTGGCCTGGGCCCTGCTGCCCTGGCCACTGCTTGTGGTGGGGCGTTTTGAGATGCAGATGCTCTGGCCCTACTTTCCCGCCTGGGGCGAAGGGCTGATGCTGGGGGCGGTGTTTTACTTGCTGGTGGGGCTTTTTAAGAGGCCCTGATACAGCTCGGGGCGGCGCTGGGGGAAGACGGGGAAGTCCTGGCGCAGCTTGGCGGGATAACTGGGGTCGAGCGCCACCACCCCAAGCCCCTCGCTTTCTACCCGCAGCAGCTCCATGCCCAGGGGGTCTACCGCCAGGCTGGGCGCACCAAAGGGTTCTTCGGCGTGGTTGACCGCAACTAGGTAGGCCTGGTTTTCGGCGGCCCGGGCTTTGCAAAAAAGCTCCCAGGCGTAGCTGCGGCTCATGGGCCAGGCCGAGGGAATCAGGAATAGACTGACCCCCTGTAGGGCATAGGCACGGAAGAGCTCGGGGAAGCGCAGGTCGAAGCAGATGGCGATGCCAACCTTGAAGCCCCCCAGCTCGAGCGCAACCAAATCCTGCCCCGGAACCATGGTCTCGGGCTCGCCAAAGGCGGGAATCAGGTGGGTTTTGGTGTAGCAGGCCCCCTGGCCCGCGGGCCCCATGACCCTGGCCCGGTTGGCGTGGCGCTCGCCGGCCTGCTCCAGCACCCCGGCGACCAGGGTCATGCCGGTTTGGCTAGAGAATTGCTCGAGGTGCGTCAGCACGGCTGGGGTAAAGGCAGCATCGGCAAAGCGGTAGCCGCTGGGGAATAGCTCGGGCAGCACCGCGACCTGTGCGCCTTCCTGGTGGGCCTGGTGGAGGAGCTCGAGAGCCTTTTCCAACGTGGCCTGGGGGGTTTCGCGGGTTGCCAGGTGCAGTAGGGCTACTTTCATGCTTTCTCCCGCAAGCGGTAGGCCAGATAGGGCAGGCCCAGTCCCAGGGCGCTTCCCAGCAGTGCGGCCCAGAGCTGCCCGCCCACACCCAAGAGCCCTCCGACGGCCTGTGCCAGCACCAGCGCGGCCAGCACCGCCACATACAGCGGGATGACAAAGGGTTTACCGCTGCCGTACTGCACCAACCCGGCCCCCACCAGCGTTGCTACGGAAAGGGTGGCGCCAAAGGGGCTGGGCTGTACAAAGAAAAACCAGATAAAGCCAGCTATTCCAGCATAGATGAGGGTACGGGCCAGCCAGTCGGGTGCTAGCGAGCGCTCCAGGAATGTGCCCAGCTTGCTCAAACCCGGCCTCCAAAGCGTATCAGGACTTGATAAAACGCCAGACGATGAGGCTCGACAAAATGAGCCCCAGGCCACCCCAGGCCACCTGAGGCTCGCTGCCCGCAAAGCCCAGCAGTGCGGCCAGCACACCTGCGCTCAGGAAGCCAGGCGCATACTTTGGATTGACGGTCAGTCCCAGCAGGAACGCTACCAAAAAACCCGAAACTGCCGGTGGCATACTGGCCCCCACCGCTACTACCACAATTAACAAGCCCAGGGTAATTACCAGGCCTACGAAATAAGCCCCTGGAAAGGGTTCCTTGCTCGGTTTGTCTGTTGCTTTCTCTGCCATGTGCTATACCTGCTTTATAGCTTACCGCTTTTGGATGAGCTTGGCACCTAAGCAGCTTCGTTCGCTGGGCTTTCCCTGGGCATTGTTATGCCTGTGCTGGTGGGCGGCATTTTGCTATTGGCTAGCGTCAGCAGTCATGTTAGCATTCTTTGCTAGCTATGGCCCTCATTGTCCAAAAATATGGCGGAACCAGCGTGGGCGACCTCGAGCGCATTCACAAGGTGGCCCAGCGCGTCCACCACTACCTCGAGAAAGGACACCAGCTTGTGGTGGTGGTCTCGGCCATGGGTCGTATGACCGACGAACTGATTGCCCTGGCCAGGCGGGTGAACAAACGTCCGCCTCAGCGCGAACTCGACATGCTTACCACCATTGGCGAGCAGCAGTCGGTGGCCTTGCTTTCGATGCAGCTCAACGCTATGGGTATTCCAGCGCGGGGGTTTACCCAACACCAGATTGGTATAACTACCGATGGGCGCTACGGCGATGCCCGCATTTTGCGGGTAGAGCCCACCCTCATCCAGCAAGCCCTGAACCGGGGAGAAGTGGCGGTGGTGGCGGGCTTTATGGGCACTACCCCCGAAGGCGAACTGACTACCCTGGGGCGCGGCGGCTCCGATACCACCGCAGTTGCTCTGGCAGCGGCCCTGGGGGCGCGGGAGTGCGAAATCTTTACCGACACCGAAGGGGTTTATACCACCGACCCACACACCATCCCTGAGGCGCAAAAACTCAACAAAATTGGCTACGACCAGATGCTGGAGATGGCGGCCCTGGGAGCGCGGGTGCTGCACCCCCGGTCGGTCTACTACGGCAAGCGCTATGGGGTGAGAATCCACGTGCGCAGCAGCTTTTCCTATAACCCTGGCACCATTGTTACGGAGGATGGAATGGAACTCGATCGCCCAGTGACGGGGGTAGCCCTCGACGACGAAATTGCCCAGATCGGTCTGATAGGCATTCCGGATCGGCCCGGCATTGCAGCCCGGGTCTTTGAAGCCCTAGCCCGCAAAGGCGTGGCCGTAGACATGATTATCCAGGGGGTTCCCGGCCACGAAGCCAGCCGAACCCAGATGGCTTTTACCGTTAACCAAGACTTTGTCGAAGAGGCCTTGGAGGCCCTCGAGCCCGTTCTGGCCGAGATTGGCGGCGAGGCCCAGCTGCGCCGGGACATCTGCAAGATTTCCATCGTGGGGGTGGCCCTGGCCTCGACCCCCGGCATTCCGGCCCGGATGTTCCAGGCCCTCTTTAGCGCCGGGGCCAACATCGACATGATTGCAACCAGCGAGGTGCGCATCTCGGCCATTATCCCCTCGCAGTACGCCGAAGCGGCCCTGCGCGCAGTGCATAGCGCGTTTGAGCTGGATAAGCCGGTGGAAAAGTAACAGGCGAGAAAAGTGGAAAGAGAAAAGGAAAATCCAGAGCTTTTGACTTTTCTTTCCTCTTTCCCCTTTTATCTTTCCTCGCCTGTGGGGGTCATATGAGTGAAACCACCAACTACTCTGGCAAACAATACCTGAGCTGGCAGGATATTACCAACCTGGTTTCCAAGCTGCTGGGCCAGGTCAACCCCAACGACTTTGACTGCATTCTGGCGGTAACTCGAGGTGGTATGATTCCGGCCTGCCTGGTTTCCGAGGCCACCGATCAGCGCAACATTCTGACTGCTGCTGTGATGTTTTACACTGATGTGGGCGAGACCATCAAAGACCCTGTTTTTCTCCAGTTTCCCTCCGATAGTTTGCTGTATGGTAAGCGGGTACTGGTTGTAGACGACGTGTGGGATTCGGGTAAAACGGCTGTGGCGGTGCGCGAGCGCATCCGGATGGCCGGTGGACGTCCTCAGGTAGCGGTCTTGCACTACAAACCCAGCAAAAGTCAGTTCCCCGCTGACGGCCCCGACTACTACGCTGCCGAGACCGAGGCCTGGATTGTGTATCCCTGGGATCCGGCCCAGGGCTGGACCACCTTGGGCCAGGGGGCCAGCCAGGCCTGAAATACGGCAAGTGCGGTGGAGGGGCAGATTTAACTAGCCGCTCACAACTTGAATTGCTGTGAAAGGTGCGATAAGCGGGCCTTACCGAGGTGAGGCCCGCTTGGTTTGTCCCGAAGGGGAAATAGCAAAATGCCGTAAGACTAACGCCCGAAGCGTTCGGGTGAGCGTTTTCCCCCTATTGCTGCTACGGGCGGAGGCTCCTACTACTTGATCAGGCCCAGTTGCAGCACCGCGTCGCGCTCCTCGGCCAGCTCTCTGGCGGTAGCGTCCATCTTGCTGCGGCTGAACTCGTTGATATCCAGGCCCTGCACAATTTCAAAGTCGCCGTCTTTGCAAACACAGGGGTAGCTGTACACCAGCCCTTCGGGGATGCCATACGAGCCGTCGGAGGGAACAGCCATGCTGACCCAGTCGCCCTCAGGGGTGCCCAGGGCCCAGTTGCGCATGTGGTCGATGGCCGCGCTGGCTGCCGAGGCCGCCGAGGAAGCGCCGCGGGCTTCAATAATTTCAGCCCCGCGCTTGGCGACTTTGGGAATGTAGGTATTGACGTACCAGTCGTGGTCGCCTACCAGCTCGTAGGCATTTCTGCCCCCAACTTCGCAGTGGAACAGGTCGGGGTACTGGGTGACGGAGTGGTTGCCCCAGATGGTCATCTTCTTAATCTCGCTTACGGGCACCTTTAGGCGGGCCGCCAGCTGCGAGATGGCCCGGTTGTGGTCGAGGCGGGTCATGGCGTGAATCTGACGCGGCGAGAGGTTGGGGGCGTTTTTGTAGGTGATGAGGGCGTTGGTATTGGCTGGGTTGCCTACTACCAGCACCTTTACATCTTTGCGGGCGTTGTCCGAAAGAGCGCGGCCCTGGGCGGTGAAGATGGCGCCGTTGGCCTGGAGCAAGTCGGCGCGCTCCATGCCTTGTTTGCGGGGCATGGCCCCTACCAGCAGGGCATAGTCGGCGTCGGCAAAAGCTATGTTGGGATCGTCGGTGGGTACGATGCCTGCCAGGGTGGGGAAAGCACAGTCCTCGAGCTCCATAACGACCCCATTCAGGGCCTTGAGGGCCGGGGTAATCTCCAAGAGCTGCAGGATAACCGGCTGGTCTTTGCCGAGCATCTCGCCTGCGGCAATGCGGAACAGCAAGCTATAGCCAATTTGACCGGCTGCACCAGTAACTGCGACACGTACAGGGGACTTCATCTGAAAGCTCCTTTCAATGGGTTGTAACCCATCTCTGCCGTTCACGATAATAACGCGCCGAAGGCCCAATGTCGAAGGACAAAGGTCGGGGGTAGTTACACCATTGAGGGGTTTTCAAAAAAATGCTTATCAGGCCCGCTTCCATTGGGAAGCTCGAGCCCCAGGTGGCCCTGAGCCGCGCGCGGCTCGGCATGTAACCTGCATCTAGACCACAAATACCCTCTGGGCGTAACATTGCCACATGACCGTGAGCCGCTACTACGATGTGAAGCGCGATGAGCGAGGTAAGCGCTACCTGGAGCCATTTATCGAGGGATCGCTCTTGCTGGGGCTGCCCCTTTTGAACAAAGGAACGGCTTTTACGCATGAAGAGCGCAAAGCCCTCAAGCTCGAGGGCCTCCTGCCCCCCCACGTGACCAGCCTAGAGGAGCAAAAACAGCGCAATTATCGGCGCTACTGCCTGATCGAAAACGACCTGGAAAAACACATTTTTTTGCGCAACCTGCAAGACCGCAACGAGGTGCTTTTCTATGCCCTTTTCGCCGACCACATGAGCGAAATGCTCCCTATCCTCTATACTCCTACGGTGGGCGAGGCGGTCAAGCAGTTCTCGCATATTTATCGCTATCCACGGGGATTTACGGCCTCCACCGACAACATCCACGAAATTGAGCAGGCCCTCTCCAACGTGCCCCTCAACGATGTGCGGCTGGCCGTTGCCACCGATTCTTCGGCCATTCTGGGCATCGGCGACCAGGGTTTTGGAGGGATGGCGATCTCCATCGGCAAACTTTCCATCTATACCGCTGCCGGGGGTCTGGGCCCCGACAAAGCCCTCCCTATCGAGCTCGACGTGGGCACCAACCGGGCCGACCTGATCAACGACCCGCTCTACCTGGGGGTGCGCCACCGCAGGCTTTCGGGGGATGAATACTTCGCCTTTATGGATCGCTTTGTGGAGGCTTTCTGCAAGCGCTACCCCAACGCGGTCATGCAGTGGGAAGACTTTGGCAAGGACACGGCTTTTACTGTGCTCGAGCGCTACCGCAAGGTGCTGCCCTCCTTCAACGACGACATCCAGGGTACCGGAGCGGTCACGCTGGCGGGGGTGCTCTCGGCTTGTCGGATTAATGGTCAGCGCCTTTCCGACCAGCGCATCCTGGTTTATGGGGCCGGGGCGGGGGGCATTGGCGTGGCCCAGGCCTTGCTCGAAGGCCTTATGCGCGAGGGCCTGAGCGAGGCAGAGGCCTTAGAGCACCTGTTTGTTCTCGACTCCAAGGGCTTGCTGCTCTGCAACCGCAGCATGGAAGCCTACAAGCAAAAGTTCGCCAAAGACCCGGCCCTGATTCAGGACTGGCCCATCGCGGGCGAGGCGCCCAACCTGTACGAAACAGTGGTGAACGCGAAGATTACCGTCTTGTTGGGGCTTTCTGGCCAGGTGGGGTCGTTTACCGAACCCATCGTGCAGGCGGTGCAGGCCAACGCCGAGCGCCCCATTATCTTTCCGTTATCCAACCCCACCAGCTCGTCGGAGGCGTTTCCGGAGGAAATTTTGCGCTGGACGCGGGGCAAGGCGCTGGTGGCTGCCGGGAGTCCCTTTGCCCCGGTGGAGTTGGACGGCCAGGTTTACCCAATCGGCCAGGGGAACAACGCCTTTGTGTTCCCAGGGCTAGGTTTTGGTACGGTACTCTCTAAGGCTAAAGAAGTCTCCGACGCCATGGTGCTGGAGGCGGCCTACGCCCTTTACGACTACACCAGCAAGCACCACCCCGACCGGGTATACCCGCCCACCTCCGAGTTGCGTGAGGTGAGTCAGTATGTGGCCTCGAGGGTGATTCGCCAGGCCATGAAGGAGGGTTTGGCCCGCGAAGAGCGCCTGAAGGGGCTCAGCATGGAGGCCATCCAGGCCTATGTGGCGGAGCGGTTCTGGCAGCCGCGGTATCTGCCCTACAAGATGGCGACCAAGGCCTAGTAACCCCATATGGGGGTTGGATCGCGGGCTTGAATACGCTCAACTCAGCATTCACAGGTGGGCCTTCTGCGCATTACTGACATAAAACCTGTAGATTTTCGTATACTTAAGGTGTCAAGGGCTTTTAGCCCGGTTTATATATGGACAAGAAAGACCGCCCGGTATACATCATTTCGGTTGCTGCCGAACTGGTGGATATGCATCCCCAGACCCTGCGCCTGTACGAGCGCAAAGGTCTGATTCAGCCCAAGCGCTCGGGCGGCAAAACCCGGCTGTATTCAGAACGGGATGTGGAAAAGCTGCGGGAGATTCGTCGCCTGACCCAGGAGCTGGGGGTCAACCTGGCCGGGGTGGAGGAGATCATGAAGCTGCGCGACGAGTTGTGGGCGCTCGAGCAGCGGTTTCGAGAGGAGGCCGAGCGATTGAAGCAGGAGCTAGGGGATAAGCTCGAGGCCCTCAAGACGCCCCCAGCTCTACCACCTCCTGGCGAAAAAAGCAGAAAGACCGACGATAAAGAGCGGCCCGTCTACATCATCTCGGTGGCCGCAGAACTGGTGGGCATGCACCCCCAGACCCTGCGGCTCTACGAGCGGGAGGGCCTGGTTGCGCCCAGCCGCACCTCAGGCAAAACCCGCCTGTACTCCGAGCGAGATGTGGAAAAGCTGCGGGAGATTCGCCGCCTGACCCAGGAGCTGGGGGTCAACCTGGCCGGGGTGGAGGAGATCATCCGCCTGCGGGATGAGCTGGACATCCAGCAAAACCGTCTGGAGTCGGAAATAGCCCGCCTGCGCCTGGCCTTGTTGCGTGAACTCAAGCAGGAAAAAGGCGAGGTGCAGAAGAAAGCCAGATCCTCGGCAGGCTGAACTGCTGCACTGGAAATTCAGGGCCCAGCCAGGCTGCGCTATGGTGGTCGTCGCTTTTTTGCCGCTGCCCAAAAACGACGCATGTTTTCGAGTTTCCCAGCGGCAAAAGATACGCCTGAAATGGTCTTCTTCTTGATTGGGATGGCACCCTTCCCGTTGAAGACCGCTCTAACGAAGCCTCAGCGGGAGCCGCAAGGCATAGGCCAGCCCAATAAACACCCCCAGACCTGCCAGCCCCCCAAGGATGAGCGGGGGGATGTTTTGCAAAAAAAATGCTGGGAGGCCAAAGTGTGCCGCTACCAGGTAAGCCACCCAGCCTGCCGGTGCGGCTGCCAGGATGGTTTTTGCGACCATTCCCCACACCTCGGCCTGCGCTGCCATCTGAAAAGCTTGCAACTGCCGGGCATAAAGAGCCAGGCCCAGCCAGCCTGCGACCACTGTAGCCAGGTTCAACACAAACAAGCCCTGCTCGCGCAGCAGCCAATAGCCAAAGGTGTTGAGCAGCGCCACCACTACCGTAACCCGCACGGCCTGGCTTACCTTCCCCACTGCATAGAAACCCCGCAGCAGCAACTGGTTTAAGCCCCAGGGGAGCAGGGCCAGGCCCAGGGCCATCACGGTCTGGGTGGTAAAGGTTCGGTTGGCCTCGGAGAAGTTGGCGGTAATGGCGTAGAGCAGGCCTACAATCCAGGGGGCCAGCGCCACCATCATGGCTGCCGCGAAGGCCAGGGGCACCGCCAGCCGGGCCATGATACGGTGGAGCAGCTCGCGGGCTGCGGGCACGTTCTGGCCACCTGCCAGCGCAGACAGACGGGGGAAAGCGGCCATAGCGGGTGAGACGGCCAGCAGGCCCAGCGCGGTAGTAAAGATGAGCTCACCGTTTTGGAAGCCCGTGACGGCTGCTGAGGGGTAGGCAGCTAGAATGCTCAACAGAACCAGGTTCAAAAACTGCCGCACCGAGGTGGTGAAGGCAAAGGGGCCAATCCGGGCCAGGGCTAGGCGGAAGGCCGGGTGCCATTTGAACTCGAGCCGGTACCCTTTGAGGGCAGGGAGCTGTACCAGGGCCTGTAAAGCCCCCCCCAGCGCGACCGATAAGCCCAAAGCCACCACGCTGTCTGGAAAAAGCAGCATCAGCGCTATAGAACCCACGTTGAAGGCCATCGGGCTGAAGCTGGTAATACCGAAGCGCTCACCCGACTGAAGCACCGAAGAAAACAGCGAAGCCATTGAGATGGAGAGCAAAAAGGGCATCACCAGGCGAACCAGGAGCACCAACTGCTCAAAAACCGTCGGGTCGCGCAGGGGGCTGGCCTGGGCCAGGGAAAGCTCGGCGAGCCACAGCAGGGCATGGGCAACCTGGGGGGCAAAGAGCAGGCCCAGACCCAGAATCACCAGATTGATGCCCAGCAAAAACGCACCAAAACGCCGGGCGAACACACGGGATTCTTGGGGTGGGAGGCTGGTCAGTACCGGGATTAGGGCGTTTTGAATGGCCCCCTCGGCCAGCAGCTCGCGCAGCAGGTTGGGAATACGGTAAGCCACCCAGAAGGCATCTTTGATGACATCCGGCAGTGGCAGGTTGGTGAGGATGGTCTGGCGTACCTGGCCCAAAAGCCGGCTGGAAAGGGTGCCGGCCATGACCAAAAAGGTGTTGCGAAGGATGCGTGACATATGGATGGGGGGTTGGCGCCTCGAATGCTTCCAAAGGGATTTATACCAGATGGGTTTGGTTTTTGGCCGGGAAAACCAACCGAAGGAATGCGGCTAGATTTTGCGCCGGGCTGGGCTGCTCATATGAACCCCGCCTGAATCGTTCCGTTGGGGATTGTCAGAGCACCCTGGCTTTTCGAGCTGTTGCAGATCAATCTCTCCAGCGCACTTGACTGCCTGCAGGCGATTTGTAGACCTCCAGGCGGGC
This is a stretch of genomic DNA from Meiothermus cerbereus DSM 11376. It encodes these proteins:
- a CDS encoding V-type ATP synthase subunit B — encoded protein: MLKKEYNAVTYVSGPLLFLEGASDLAYGAIVNIDDGTGRIRGGQVIEVSDQYTVLQVFEETSGLNLEHTTVSLVEDVARLGVSKEMVGRAFNGIGKPIDGLPPVVADKRLPINGAPINPVAREKPEEFIQTGVSAIDVNMTLVRGQKLPIFSGSGLPHNELAAQIARQAKVLGEGEGFAVVFAAMGITQREVSYFMQEFERTGALSRSVLFLNKADDPTVERLLTPRMALTAAEYLAFEHDYHVLVILTDLTNYCEALREIGGAREEIPGRRGYPGYMYTDLASLYERAGVVHGKKGSVTQIPILSMPGDDITHPIPDLTGYITEGQIFIARDLAQQGIFPPINVQPSLSRLMNNGIGKGKTRADHKELADQLFSSYARGVNLRRLVAITGEDALTEMDKKYLRFATNFEQKFINQGQKERSIEESLNIGWALLADFPPSELKRIRREYIEQYHQKTGKLEELVGA
- a CDS encoding V-type ATP synthase subunit D, with amino-acid sequence MAEPVSPTRSTLLAKRDQKRLALQGVELLKNKRDALIGEFFALVQDSLKAREALNNAAKEAYFSLLIAKAFDTPEAVESLSGNPIEVQIEVESLYGVKVPRISAPTSEGGLSFSPIGVGAKTLEAATAFRRLAEAIIAVANTENRLRKIGEEIKKTNRRVNALEQISIPEINEQIKFVTDTLDQRALEEVTTLKRIKAAILARDAEEQGIVSAHIEKGAGL
- a CDS encoding carbon-nitrogen hydrolase family protein codes for the protein MKVALLHLATRETPQATLEKALELLHQAHQEGAQVAVLPELFPSGYRFADAAFTPAVLTHLEQFSSQTGMTLVAGVLEQAGERHANRARVMGPAGQGACYTKTHLIPAFGEPETMVPGQDLVALELGGFKVGIAICFDLRFPELFRAYALQGVSLFLIPSAWPMSRSYAWELFCKARAAENQAYLVAVNHAEEPFGAPSLAVDPLGMELLRVESEGLGVVALDPSYPAKLRQDFPVFPQRRPELYQGLLKSPTSK
- a CDS encoding aspartate kinase; the encoded protein is MALIVQKYGGTSVGDLERIHKVAQRVHHYLEKGHQLVVVVSAMGRMTDELIALARRVNKRPPQRELDMLTTIGEQQSVALLSMQLNAMGIPARGFTQHQIGITTDGRYGDARILRVEPTLIQQALNRGEVAVVAGFMGTTPEGELTTLGRGGSDTTAVALAAALGARECEIFTDTEGVYTTDPHTIPEAQKLNKIGYDQMLEMAALGARVLHPRSVYYGKRYGVRIHVRSSFSYNPGTIVTEDGMELDRPVTGVALDDEIAQIGLIGIPDRPGIAARVFEALARKGVAVDMIIQGVPGHEASRTQMAFTVNQDFVEEALEALEPVLAEIGGEAQLRRDICKISIVGVALASTPGIPARMFQALFSAGANIDMIATSEVRISAIIPSQYAEAALRAVHSAFELDKPVEK
- a CDS encoding phosphoribosyltransferase codes for the protein MSETTNYSGKQYLSWQDITNLVSKLLGQVNPNDFDCILAVTRGGMIPACLVSEATDQRNILTAAVMFYTDVGETIKDPVFLQFPSDSLLYGKRVLVVDDVWDSGKTAVAVRERIRMAGGRPQVAVLHYKPSKSQFPADGPDYYAAETEAWIVYPWDPAQGWTTLGQGASQA
- a CDS encoding malate dehydrogenase; this translates as MKSPVRVAVTGAAGQIGYSLLFRIAAGEMLGKDQPVILQLLEITPALKALNGVVMELEDCAFPTLAGIVPTDDPNIAFADADYALLVGAMPRKQGMERADLLQANGAIFTAQGRALSDNARKDVKVLVVGNPANTNALITYKNAPNLSPRQIHAMTRLDHNRAISQLAARLKVPVSEIKKMTIWGNHSVTQYPDLFHCEVGGRNAYELVGDHDWYVNTYIPKVAKRGAEIIEARGASSAASAASAAIDHMRNWALGTPEGDWVSMAVPSDGSYGIPEGLVYSYPCVCKDGDFEIVQGLDINEFSRSKMDATARELAEERDAVLQLGLIK
- a CDS encoding NAD-dependent malic enzyme — protein: MTVSRYYDVKRDERGKRYLEPFIEGSLLLGLPLLNKGTAFTHEERKALKLEGLLPPHVTSLEEQKQRNYRRYCLIENDLEKHIFLRNLQDRNEVLFYALFADHMSEMLPILYTPTVGEAVKQFSHIYRYPRGFTASTDNIHEIEQALSNVPLNDVRLAVATDSSAILGIGDQGFGGMAISIGKLSIYTAAGGLGPDKALPIELDVGTNRADLINDPLYLGVRHRRLSGDEYFAFMDRFVEAFCKRYPNAVMQWEDFGKDTAFTVLERYRKVLPSFNDDIQGTGAVTLAGVLSACRINGQRLSDQRILVYGAGAGGIGVAQALLEGLMREGLSEAEALEHLFVLDSKGLLLCNRSMEAYKQKFAKDPALIQDWPIAGEAPNLYETVVNAKITVLLGLSGQVGSFTEPIVQAVQANAERPIIFPLSNPTSSSEAFPEEILRWTRGKALVAAGSPFAPVELDGQVYPIGQGNNAFVFPGLGFGTVLSKAKEVSDAMVLEAAYALYDYTSKHHPDRVYPPTSELREVSQYVASRVIRQAMKEGLAREERLKGLSMEAIQAYVAERFWQPRYLPYKMATKA
- the hspR gene encoding heat shock protein transcriptional repressor HspR, fused homodimer type; the encoded protein is MDKKDRPVYIISVAAELVDMHPQTLRLYERKGLIQPKRSGGKTRLYSERDVEKLREIRRLTQELGVNLAGVEEIMKLRDELWALEQRFREEAERLKQELGDKLEALKTPPALPPPGEKSRKTDDKERPVYIISVAAELVGMHPQTLRLYEREGLVAPSRTSGKTRLYSERDVEKLREIRRLTQELGVNLAGVEEIIRLRDELDIQQNRLESEIARLRLALLRELKQEKGEVQKKARSSAG